The segment CCCATGATGGGAGCCGTTTTTTTTTTTCCTTGCGTGCCCGAGAGCGAGGGCTTTTTTTCGACGGAAGATGgaaagagaagatgccagaacggagAGGTCGTAGGTTGCAGGACGGAGTGGACATGGGATGGGGCCGGGGGTGACGACACTCGGGTGAAATCGGTGGAGAACAAACGGACTGTAAAATCTGAGCTCCAACTTGCGCATTAGACAATTTCCTTAACATGGGCCCTTTTCCGTTTGTTTTCATTACTGACCCTAtattcaaattaagaattataaagctcaatcgtttaattgcatattacGCACTGTTTGTTACTTCGTGCTACTGATTTGTCACAGgtcaacacatcacgcagcatcaaGATATCTCAGGTTTGGCTGGGctggaggctgtcttcccctagactgaCGCAACCCGCCGAACCTGGGGGTCACacttaaaacacaaaataatagtttgcgtaagtattcacccccgtaAAAAATGACACACcgaatcaacactggtgcagccaattggattCAGAAGTCCAATAATTAGTTAACTGAGGATCACCTGTGTaaagtcaaggtgtttcaatcgaTTGCagtaaaatacacctgtatctggaaggtccaactgttggtgagtcaatatcctggcaaaaactacatcatgaagacaaaggaacacaccaAACAACTCCGcggaaaggttattgaaaagcacaagtcaggagatggatataagGAACtttccaagtcactggatatcccTTAGggaacagttaagtcaatcaggGGAAATGGGACAATATGACACAATTGTAAATCTTCCTTGAGCAGGCATTCCTCAAAATCTGAGTCATTATGGAAGAAGGGGACTGGTGAAGGGAGACCACAAGAGACCTATAACAACTCTACAGGAGATacgagcttcagtggctgagataggagagtctgcgcatacaacaactgttaccTGGGTGGTTCAGCAGTcctagctttatgggagagtggcaaagaaagaAAACATGAAGTCTTGGCCATAGCTGCAACCAGGAGGAGACTCTAAAGACTGGGCGCAAGAGACTCGGGCATGGGGAGAGAAACTGAGGGGAAGACGTATAAGAGGGAGACTGCTGTACGTAAGTGATAAGAGAACGGCTGGGAGAAGCGACATTGGGGCAGACAGAGACTGGGGAACCTGAGCGTGTCTGGGGTAGGAGAAAGAGAGCGCGGGAGGGAGAAATGGGGTGAAAGACGGGTTAGTGAGGGTCCGGGaaaagagagagagcgtgagagagactgggagagacACATTGGAGGAGCGAGAGACCGGGGAAAGGACTGGGTAGGGAGCGCCGGGGAGTTAGTATCACTGGACGGAGAGGGAAACACGTACAGAGAGACGGGGTGAGAGAGACTGGTATAGACACTGGAGGTTGAGAGAGACAAGGAGTGAAACAGGTACTGAGGTAACAGTGGGACTGAGGGGTAAGAGGCAGATTGTGGAAAGAGAGACTAGGCTAAGGAAAACGGGGAGAGAGTGACATGGGAAGAAAGACACGGGAAGGGAGTTTGGAGAGGGAGCGAGATGGCCGAGAAGAGGGTGGAACAGAACGAAGGCAACAGAAGACGGAGGGAGTTTGGAAGACGAGAGAAAGTTTGGCGAGAGGAATGCTAGGGGGCGAtacgggggcggggggagagagagagaggggtcagGATGGGAGgctgggggagagaaagagactgGGTAAAAATCCAGAGAAGAGAGGGGTATTTTTGGGTAGAAAGACTAGgtagagatggaaacagagataGATATTATAGGCGAGAGTGGGAAAGAGTGATGGCGGCAGAGGCTGGTGAGGTACGAGagagcaatgggaagagggagaTCGGGAGGGAGGGTCCTTGTGTGAAGATAGAGGCCGGGGTGATGGGAGAGATTTTGATGGGTATAGAGATCGGAGAGGGGAAAGAACTAAGATGGCGCTTTGGAGAGACCGGTAagtagagggaaagagagagagtgtgtaacggtatagagacggggagagagagagatgggaacgAGACTGTGAAGGGAGACTGGCCACTTAGTGTGCGGTGCGATGGTGCAGAATGAGCCTGGGGCAGAGCAAGACGTGGATGTACGAACACGACACGTAGAGAGCGAGAGACGGGGAGAAACTGGGGTGAAAATGAGAGCTGAGTTAGGCAGAGacgtgggagaggggtgagaaagACTGCTGGGCCGAGGTAAGTCTGGAATGAGGGTGTGTTTCGAAGAGTGAGTCAAAATCCGGAAAGAAAATGCACCGTGAGGGGCTAGAGGGCTTTCCGTCACGCATAGCATTCTGGGACTGCAGTGCCAGCATTGTAAAGTGTTTCCGAACCCTTCAACCCCTGCCGAAGCGCTGACCCCTTCCCTTGACCTCACTCCTTCCAACCCGCATGCACGGTCTCCCTCCCTCCAAACATTCTTCACTAccatcaccctccctctctctctgacctccAACCTCCGTCCTAATGGATGTAATTTTCGAATATAAATTTTAAAGGACTGTATCTTGCTTTAGCTTTATGATATTGGGGACTTCTGCGTTTTCCACTTAAGAATATCGTGCTTGTCACTACTACTCCACAGAACGATAACACAGCTGCGCAAATGAGATGAGCGTAAATGGATGGGCCACAAATCATGAAAACAACATTATGAACTAACTCCATTGTTCTGCTATAGTCTGACACACATCTCTGCCACTAGATATAAAGACAAGCTTTTTACTTTTACGTCGGAGTTCCACATACGTGCACTCTCCATGATACATGTTCAAATAAATGACTAGCCAATTGAAATCTGGTACCGAAATTCATTTTAAAACAATCTCTGGCTAATTGCCTTAGACGAGCATGATCCTAACAAAACGGCGTCGATAAATTGAGTAACTGAGGGTCGCAAAGGCAACTTCGAGTTAGCGACCCGTTGCGTGATCAGCTTTGAGCCTCCCTGATCATGGCCCATGCTGGGTAGAGCGGATGGAATCGACAAGGCCAAGTTGAAAAGACCGCAACATTATGTGAAGTATTGTGTGACGTAAGGAAGTCAGGACCCGGATCCAAGACGCACCCAAGTAGTTCTCTAATTAGTAAATAAAACCAATAGATATAAATAAGACTTCAACACCCTCCTTCTTCTTTTGCAGGATCAGGTAAGCAGATTGAAATAGATGGGAAGTAGTAACAGTAAAGTTGATCAGGAATGCGGGGGAGAGATTTCCCTGTAAAGGTAAAGATGAGAACCAGGTAAATAGATTGAAGGAAGGTGGTAAGTAATGATACTGAAGTTGATGAGAGAAATTCGGGAACAGATTTCTCTTTAGAGGTAAAGAATAAAACGAGGAAGAGCCACCAGAAGGTTGAACGAGTAAAGATATCGCTTGGAGAGCCGCTGGTGCCGCCAATCTCCCCTGCTGATAAAGTCTGGCTGGAAAGTGGATATTGTAGCTATGTGATTCCTTTTACTAGTGACTTGCATGGCTGGACACAAGGACCCGGTGGCCTATTGGGGGTGTTTCGAGATAAAGAAAATTAAACCATTTAAACAGGAAAGTGGTAGCGGAGACGGAGAACCTACGCGGGATTTAATGAAAGGTTTTGATGTATGCACTTTACTCTGTTTGTTTGTGCCTGGTCCAGCTGTGgattttgtgtgttgtgtgtgctgctgtgttttgcaccctgggTCGTAGAAACATTGTCTCCTCTGTCGGTGTGCATGTGTGCAATTAAATGACAATTATCCTGACTTGACATGTCTTGAAAAAGGGCTGGAGGTAGCTAAGCGACATCAATGTcggaagcaaaaagaaaatagaCTGACTGAACAAACGGTATCAAATCAAAATAAAGGGGAGGCGAATCAATGCTTATATCCTCATCTAGTCAGCTTGAGCCCAGGCTGGATTCAggtctggcaaaaaaaaatcaatgttagCAGAAGCTATACGACAGAATCAAACACTCCGACCCGCCATATAACGCTCAGGCAACCGAAGCCGCAGAGCAGGGAGGGGGGGAACAGCAAGACAACGAACTAGCAAAGGATAAATGCGCGGATTTTCATTGTTGCTTGTGCACTGCTGGAAGGGGCAGAAAAGAACAGAACATGACTATAATTTACTTCTTCGAACAGAAAacggaaagaaagaaaagaaagaactgaagtcagaaaTAAATCCTGTTACACAATATCCAAGTAAGTATAATTGATGCTGTCGCGGTAGTTCGGCCTTGGATCCTGTCCGAAGTTCGGGCTATGAGACAAATTTGTGAAATTTATAACCCCTTGGCTGGATATGCTCACATGTTATTGAAGGTGGTGTGCGGAACCCAACTGACCTGCGGTGCAAGGAAAGTCCCCAGAGGATTAGGGGGAGAAACGATAATGACGGAGATAACGTTATCAATGGGATGTGGTGAAAGAGGACCCTGTAAGGCTGCAATTGTGCGGCATCACGTTAGCATTGTTATTTTCGAGAGGTTGCCAGGTGCAGGCAAAAACCAGGGGGAAACATAACTGAATGAATTTCCCGTTTCTGACTGCATTAATGATAAGGCTCTTGGCAGCGTGCAGGATCAGAGGagccttggggtccgagtccataggacactcaaaactactgtgcaggttgactctgtggttcagaaagcatacggtgcattggccgtAATCAACCTTGGGACTGAGTTTAGAAGCCGAGagataatattgcagctatataggaccacggtgagaccccacgtggagtactgtgctcaattctggtcgcctcagtacaagaaggatgtggaaaccacagaaagggtgcaaaggagattttcaaggatgttgcctggatttgggaagcatgccttatgagaataggttgagtgaaatcggctttttctccttggagcgacggaggatgagaggtgacctgctggaggtgtatcagatgatgacgggcattgatcgtgtggatagtcagaggcttttccccagggttgaaatggctagcacgagagggcatagttttaaggtgcttggaagtaggtacagaggagatgtcaggggtacttttttttacgcagagagtggtgagtgcgtggaatgagctaccgtcaacagtgatggaggcggatacgatagagtttttaaagagacttttggacaggtacatgtagcttagaaaaatagagggttatgggtaaagccttggtagttctaaggtacggacctgttcggcacagctttgtgggccgaagggcctgtattgtgttgtatgttttctatgtttttttttctaaaagaTGAAGGATGACCGGCTATGTATCGTTTTGAGGTACACCACCGGTGTGAGGTCTTCTATTACTACAGGGTGCTTTGCCGTACAGAAAAATTCCATCACGATTAACAGCAGAAAATCCGTCGGGATATATCTTGTTTATTTTTGTGCTGAAATTTATTCCTGCCACAATGTCTTCCTTTCACATTTTCTCCGACAAGTTAAACTCCGAAATCACGTGCAGTGGGAAGTATTTGGGAACGATTCTCTCGTTTGTGCGTCTCCATCCATTTCAAattttaaatatacatatattttaatattttaaacatctGAAATTCCGCACATGATGGAATCCGAAGcagcacacaaaacgctggaggaactcagcaggtcaggcagcatctcttgacATGAACAAGCAGTTGACGTTTATTCTATCATCTacccaagacctttcttcagttcTGATAAGTAAGCCGGGAGACGCCAGAATAAATGACGTGGGGAGGGCAAAGGTGATAGATGAGATATAAACGATAAATCGCTGGAGCGGAAGCAATCTGGTAATAGAGGGCAGAGGAGCAATGGGAAAAGGAGCAGGACAGGGACGATGTGTGCGCTGATAGGCGGGTAAGAATAAACATGAGGCCGGAGCGGTGAATAGAagtagaggggaggaggggtgatggatTGATTTAACTGACATTCATCACATCAGGTTGTTGCTCCTACGTCTTGAGTGTATCCTCACCGTGGCACAAGGATAATCCATGGACCGAAAATATCAGGTCGGGATTGGGAGCCAGAATTTAAATGTTTGGACACCGGATATCTTCGCTTTTCACGTCTGGAGCGCTGGTGCTCGACGAAATGAAGCCCAGTTAATCACAAGTCTCGCCAATGTGGAAAAGCAGCAATAGACCAAgtgaagtgttccctcaccttGCAGAATTGTCCGGGGGAGCTAAATAGTGCTAACggaggaggtgaatggcaggTGTGGTAGGCTGGCCGCTTGCAGGGCAAAGTACCGCGAGGGAGATCAGTCGTGAGGACAGGTGACAaaaggaatcacggagggagcgatccctgccgaAAACGGAGTGATAGGGATGGGAGGTCGTTATATGTTTGTTTGTACATCCCTTTAAAAATATGGTCAATCTATCCGCGCTCACCTATCTTCCCGCCGCCTTAACAGTGACAGCGTTTCTCATGTCCTTGCATACCACCGAATATCACCTCGCATTCAACATATTCTACACTGCAATTTCCAGCATCCTACCAGGAAACTTGTGTTTACCTCTCCCACACCCCCAGCTCACCGCTTTCCGCACGGTTTAGGCGCAAcgcttttcaattttcattccaaCCTAATGGCGTGAATATCGGGGCTCCTACCGGTAACAATTCTCTCTCTCCGCTCTTGCTCTGTTCTCCACACTGGCCTCTTCTCACTTGTCTATCACCCCCTcgtggtcccctcctccttccctttctcctatgatgcATTCCCCTCTCCGATCCgagtccttcctctccagcccttcagcTTCCTTGTCCtgttggcttcacctatcaccttcttgctattctccttcccctcctccagctTTTCTATTCTGCCGacctcacccttcctttccaattctcAAGAAGTACCTTGGAGAGAACCGCCAACTGTTATCCTTTTCACTTCCGTAGATGCTATCTAaccatctgagttcctccagcattttgagtgtgctgcttTTAATATTTGGTGGTGTGATATCGTGCCGGACCAATCGATTCAAATGCCTTATTGCAATGTTCTCTTCGAGCCCGTGATGCTTCGCTGTAGTTCAATGTTGAACTTGTTTTAAAAATCGGTTCCCTACAATGTTCAGGTTAATTAATGACTATGGAAACTTACGCTCATATAAGATGTTTCAGAGGCCAAATGCTTTCCACCCTTGCAGCTACAACAATTTGGAACTAGTTAATCTCATGAGCACCAGGTTGTCATTGTTCTCACTATGTGATTTTGAGATGGACATTTGTCTAAAATTACATTGCAGGAAAACAGTGTTCAATTTACTTGTAAGTTTTACGGCTCAGAGCTGTGACTCGGAAAGGAAAGGCTGCACCTGCTTGAAACAATTGGGCTGCTTAAAGTATTGAAATGAAATGAACAGAGTTGCAGATGACAACAGATGAGACTGTATCAGGGCAGCGTCAGTGTCAGGGAGTGTTGAAACCAGAGGGTTGTGTCCGTCCATCCAGGGAGAATCTGGAGAGACACGGAGCATCAATGGACAACATTCTGACCTCCTTCTCTTCTTGGAAGTAGAAGAGAAGAATGCTGGTCACATGGACCCTCAGTTTCGAATCCGTTTCCAAATGAGAGTGAGAGGAGAATTCAGCACCTGCTTCAGCTGCTGCCTGAACTTAGTCTGGCTGACGGCGTAAAGAGCGGTGTTTGTGCAGCAGCTCAGAAGTTGCAGCATGTAGCACAGTTCAGTGAAAAAATAAGGCATCGTCACCCAATACTGGGGGTTCACTACATAAACCATTCTGTTCCAGATAGCCGTCACCCCATACAAGGCCCATAACAGAATGTAATTTCCCGAGACGACCAGCAGTAAAACGAGGGACTTTCTGCGGCTGTGCATCTCCGGATCTCTGGAACTCTGACCACGGCTGGTAGCCCGGAGTCTGCCGCGGGCTCTACTGGCCAGTAAAACGTTTGTGATGGTGAAAGCATTGAGCAGGATAACAACGAGGAATGGGATTACAGTTGAAAAGACGGTACGAGCGACATCGATTGCTATCCAGAATAGTGACCCTAGTAATTCCCATCTCTGCATGCAAGGCCACCATACGTTAGAGGAAGTATATATATCTTGGACCATGAAGAACCAGAAAACGTTCTTTAAACAACTCAGTGCAGTCACTGTGCTCAGAACCACAGCCGCCGTTCTCTCAGTGCAATAGATAGTGTTTAGATCCTGGAAGCAAATGGCCACAAATCGATGAAAGGTGAAGGCGAACCAAACAGAGCAATCTGTGGTGGCCTGCAATAGGAAGACGTGGGTTCTACACACGCGGAGGTGAAACAAGAAGGAAAAATCATCCGGAAAAGCTTTCGGAATTTTCATCAATATAACGTCCAGGAAAACGACTGCCAGGTCTGCCGCTGACATGGCCAACAGATAGTGGGTGACTGTTTTAGAAAGTCCGCACTTTCCCCGTGACAGTATGACAATCGTCACCACGTTTACTGTGAAAAGCAGATGTACAGAAATTATACATCAAATTGAGCGCAAAATTTACTAAGAACAAAATCAAACATTTGCACGATTCAGAGGTAGAAGAATGTATCGCTGAGTGGACAGGAATTTTGGGTCAGTCAGGGATTAATATTCAATAAGAATGCTAATTAGTGAAAGTGACGCCACCCACTGGAGAGAAGACGCTTTGAAATCCGATATCTGATGGAGGACAAAAATGAGCGGATGTAGTTTGcatcatttctcttcccaaataaAATATATAATCCGAAAGAAGATGCAAATATTAAATTCAACAATGAGCCAAATTCAGTCGAACAATTCGAGCTGATATTTGCCCCGGTTCAGTGCAGTACCACTGATCTCCGTACATCTTGGTAACAAACGGCCAAAGTCAATAAGGCAGAGGTTGTCCTATTTGATCGAACACCGTGGCTGCATACAGAATGGTACTGGGGTCAATAAAACTCATAACATTTCAGCTGGACATGGTTCGGGTAAATGCCGCAGCCTTTGTATCTGCTACTGCTTTTGCTCCTGCGTTATCAAATCAAACATTTCACCAAAAGGCACGGATCTGATCAGTATATTATAATTGACCGACTCCTCGGTCCCTTTGAAAGGGCAGTGATCGGGTGCACAGAAAAGCTGGAAACAGTAGAGTACTGCAGTGTGATGTTTCAGATGGGAGTAATGCTGAGAAACACTCGGATACAGTTCCTGCGGAAACTGTCGGACGCTCATTGAGCGCCTCGGCTATTAAACCACAGGTGGAGTATATATGGAGAGTGATGGAAAGCATTAATACCCAGTGAACACACGGGGACACAAGGAGAGTGTGAGAAGGCTGCAGGGAATCGGAACTGGCGGCATGGACAAACGCAAGAATATTTAGGTCAACCCAAAGTGTTCAATGAAATAGTCAGTTAGAGATGCAGCGGAGTGAGTAAGGCAACGTGACCAACAGTAACTGAGATACGGGTAGATTCAACATGCAGTGAACGCATTGTGAATGGCTTGGATGGTCTATTTCAATTTCCTCAAAGCCGCCGGGTCAAGGCAAGAAGCTGTCTTGACTACATTAGTGAACCAACAAGCACGAATTTTAACGGGGCGGGATGCAGACACTGAATAGATGGTCTTCAAGTTTTCATTAATTCTAAACGCACAGGTTTTCAGTCTCACCCACTGTCGTCTTGCATTCAGTTCCAGATCCGACCGTAATATCTCATACGCTCTAAccacccacaccccacccccggaCTGATAGAGCTGTTATTTCTGGGCCATTTTACTTCTTTCGCTAAGGGCATAAATCGGTATATACTACTCTTTCTGGGGATAGAAAATGTCCGACTGTCTGTCAGTGGTGCAGATGCCCATGTACTGTGCGTAGCTTTAACCTTATCAGAGTTTGTAACCCGTGTTTTGGACTAACAATCCATAGAAATGCATAAggattttttctttattttattcttCACAAATCACTATTTGGTCCGCGCTGAATACATTACGTGTCTGACCGGCCTTGAGCGAGAAAGTCAGACATGGCCCAAGTCTTCGTGAGGAGCAGAGTTTCAAGTGCCGCACAGAAATTGTTTAGAACTTCGGGAGGGGGGCAGACTGTAGATGAGATTTCCCACTTTCTCCGAAGCCGGAAACTTAATAGGGGATAATGGGTTCATCATGTCCGGTGACAGAGAGAATCAAAGCCTTTATCAGACGAAGGATGTCGATTATCAACATGAGGAGCTGATTTGTGAGGTTTAGTTTAAGTATTGAGTAATGGAGAGGACAGAGGCTTGTACTGTGCTCAGAGTCAAAAACAAACAGGCGGATGAAGACATCCATAGCAGCTGCGTGTGATATTTATGGATGGTTAGTGCAGCGGACAGGAACGGATTTCTGAATCGGCGGAAAGGTAAATTTACATTTTCGATAAGTAAAAAGCAACACCAGAAAAGACTACGGCGCGTATCTTTGAAAATCTGCGGTAACTGGTGCCGTCTACACTGTACACTGGAGCATCTCAGCAAGGCTCGTTGATAAATTCCTAACCTACGACTGCGACCATCTGGAAGTTCAGGCGCAGCACAGCATGGGGATTCCGCGGTCTGGACAGT is part of the Mobula hypostoma unplaced genomic scaffold, sMobHyp1.1 scaffold_36, whole genome shotgun sequence genome and harbors:
- the LOC134341545 gene encoding probable G-protein coupled receptor 139, which translates into the protein MLLVSGFRGPELKGGVEGERVNVVTIVILSRGKCGLSKTVTHYLLAMSAADLAVVFLDVILMKIPKAFPDDFSFLFHLRVCRTHVFLLQATTDCSVWFAFTFHRFVAICFQDLNTIYCTERTAAVVLSTVTALSCLKNVFWFFMVQDIYTSSNVWWPCMQRWELLGSLFWIAIDVARTVFSTVIPFLVVILLNAFTITNVLLASRARGRLRATSRGQSSRDPEMHSRRKSLVLLLVVSGNYILLWALYGVTAIWNRMVYVVNPQYWVTMPYFFTELCYMLQLLSCCTNTALYAVSQTKFRQQLKQVLNSPLTLIWKRIRN